CAAGCGtcttaattattacaaaacaaaattattaacaacTGTCTGCATAGCttaataactggtttaacgtgtccatataccactagggtttggaacacgcctatcccgagtccggcctccgatagtatcgggggtctgactcggggtcCAACTATCTGGATAAATAACACCCTCCCGATTTCAGGAATCTTTTGATAATGTGTCAAGAGATGGACGTTTACTTAACCTACACCGACTCTTTAGCACGattttaagtacatgtactcTCCATACGAAGTTACATTAAAATACAGTAACAGATTAACATCCACATTAACTTCCAACAAAGGAGGTAATCTTCGCCCATCCTTTTAAACATTTCCTTAATGATTTCTCATATTCAACTTGAGTGCGTGACCCCGTTCActtatataatgaaactcattcTCACAATGGGCGAGTGAAGGTTTTGCTTCTCTGTCAGCAGCCGACCTTAGGAAATGATTAAATACTCTTGATGAGTTTTGTTCAACATTGTAACTTACTATACACGTTGGAAAATTAAACCTAATGATTAGAACAAAAAGACACACAAAACCCCAAAATAAcaacaggcacacacacacacacacacacacacacacacacacacacacacacacaatatgacATTCTATTTGGGGATAATGAAGTAGATCGAATAAGAATATACGTAACTTTAAGGCTCTGTACATAGAGTCCTGACAAACAAGCTCTCTTCAAAatcagatgatgatgatgatgataactagtttaacgtgcccatataccactagggtttcgaacacgcccatcccaagtccgacctccgataagatcggtggcctgactcgggatgaagggggggaggggggtgttgaaaatgggcagaattttgaaaatagcaattagtaaaaaagttaatagaataaaaaattaaaaaaaaggttacaagccaaaaataaaaagaattgactgctgaatatttatataatttggagcattttagaatgacagtccaaaattaaataagagaaagaagaaaggatcggactatttaataatatttttgaaaaaaagaagtaatttcgacataaaattttgaacgcagatctaggGGAGGGTGTTATTTTGCTTTTTgtcagaaattaaaaaaaaaatcccagctTAAAAAACTATGGAGCCATAACTAAGATTGGAGCCACGAATCAAAACagaaaattgaaatttaaaccCGGCAACCCCCCTGTGCACCCCCTCTGAAAGTTGGGACCCACAAAATTGAGCAGAAAATGGACTTTCCGCCATAAAACGCAGATTGGAAATCGGAAACTTCCATTTTTTGCTGCGTAATGCAGGTCTGTGACAAAGTTGTGTTCAAATATAGCATCAAGAGTGATGTttgaaaatccaagatggcggccaaaAATGCCCTTtttagtatgtttttttttaatatatctattCATAGGCATGTAATACATACAGCATCTTTATATAGGTTTTTTGGGTTACTGAGCACAAATTtggcattataaatgtattatttttcacagaaaTACCCAACCATAACATCTCAAGACATTAATTTCAGGTAAGGATAATTGGTATGTTCATTCTCAGCAGCATCCGATACTTTTTTCAACACCTGTAATTTCTACAGTTGCACGCGTATGTGCAGTTGCAAGTCTATACAAGCGACTTTATGTCTGTAGAGACTTCACAGCGCACACAAAATCTGATAAAGTAACAGAATTTTTGCATGTAACGTTGCTGAGATATACTTTCAAGTTTGTGGCGTAGGTTAGACTAGGCAGatttttgtaatctttttttAGCCTGAAAATGTCACTTGTCTTTGGAATGGAGAGTGAAGTGTCCCTGGTATAGCGAATCTCAAGGTAAAGTCTCTTGTTTTTCTCAGAGTCATCGATTGAGGAGTCGCCCATGTACATGTCAACTTCTTCTACAGCTGTAAAAGGTCCACCATATCGTTTCAGTTCTTGTAGGTCTCTATTTCTTCTTTTATCCACCGACATATTTTCCACCTCTTTAGATGCCATACCGTTCTCTATCAGCTCCCTCTGTTTCTTCTCCCATTCCTGGACTATTTCGGGAATTTTTCCGCCACTAGAAACAGTCCTTCTGTACGCACGATATGAGCCCGTCGAACGCTTTTCAATCAAATCTTCTGCTTTTGCCTTGACTTGGCAGCTAGAGGCACATCTGATTTGCTTGGCTCCACGCCTTTGTAGCTCATAGTTTATAAAACCAACACTGCGTTCGGCAGCAAGGTTATGTACAGGCGCTTTATCCAACTTTTCAGCATCCATCTTGGACAATGCATATTCAGAAGTCCCTTCCCCATCTCCAAATCCAAAGATTTCACCTTTTTGTCTCCTGAAACCGTCGGCTAGCTTTGGTAAAATCATATCTAGTACATCTTTCACTTCGTCTTTCAACTCCATCGTGGTGTTGACTATTGCGTCGCAAACATCTTTGTCGTACTTACACCCTTTGAATCTTTCTTCTGAGACAAACTGGAATGCTTGGGAATCTAAATTCGTCAGCTTTGATGAGTCTGTGGTCAGAAGATTGGTGTAAAGTTGCTTGAAAGCTGGTATCAGTGTAGAGTAAGACGTGTTGCTTGAAGCGGTCAGAGACAAAAAAGGCTCCACTAAGTGTAGGCCAATCAGTGCTCTAACACAGTACAGTACCTTCAAAAAATCCAAATCCACAAAGTACCTGACAATGCAGGCTAACTGGTTTGTGACATGATCGAATTTCTCTAAGAACAACGAAACATCGTCCAGGTGATAGACAACAATAGCACATGTGACTATGAGACTGTTGAATCGCTCATCTTGCAACCGAACAACTTTATTTTGCCTGGGAGCAATAAATGAATCAAACTCATTCGCTTTGTTCCATGCTTTGTGATCGAACGAATGACTGATCAACCGGGTTATACAGTCCAAGGATTGCTCCATCACTGTGGACGTGTTAGTGGTCCCATTGACTAAAAAGCTTGAGTATATTTTATCACGACCAATTTTGTTCTCAATGTCATTCCACAGTTTAGTTATCACTCTACTGAACATGAGAGATGGATGCACGTTACAAAATAGATGTCCTAGGGAGTGCTGCGACTCCAATTTTCTGGCGACCATCTCCTCCACGTTGAAATTATGAGCAGTTTGATCAGTGATTACGAAGTCCATTCTCTCGAAGATTGCTTTTCGGTCCACTCCACTTGCTGCTTCAAGCATTTCTAGGATAGTGATCTTTAAGTCTGCTACATTTGCTTTGCTTTCACTCGCAATTGATAGGGTTGGTAATGATCTATAGACTCCATTCACTGTCAGTCCCTGTACAGACAAGGATCCCACACCTTGTTTTTTAGACCCATCGTCGCTGTAAGTCACAACAGTTTGTTCATCACTTATCATTATCTCCTTGACGATCTCGTCCAGTGCTAGGGACTCTATACTCTTTCCCACCTCTCTGACATTTTTCAGTTAAGGAAGAGTGTCTAGATCAATATTATCGGACTCGTCATGAAATTTCCATTTTCGTCCAAATATCCTGTTGCCGACGGTCACTAATGCTGCTTCTGACTGACGGTTGGACATGAGATACTGACTTTTCAACTTGTCTGTGGTCTCGTGGACCTCGGGTCTAACTTTGCGCACACTTTCTCTGATATGTTGATACTGCTGTGGAAAATTGTCTGTTTTATCTGGAATATGGCTACATAAAAGTTTGCGTCGTCGCTTTGCAGCACTTCCAAGATCATCAAAACCATCAGAATCATTCCACTGCATTTCGGTATCGCTGTCCATTTGGTCATTTCCTTCAAACTCGCTCTCACTACTCAGCTGTGTTGTCGACTCAGTTTCTATCTTCTGCTTAACTgccttttctttcattctttctaaCGATTGTAGATCATAACGCCGCCTTTCCATTGTGTTTTCCCACTTCCGATCGACGAAATGTTCACAGTACATTACACGCTGGTTTCTTTGGTCAGTGAGAAAAGCCCATTCATTCCCCATCATGTTCACACCGTATGCATTCTCCAAACGCTTCCGACTGTCCTGGTCCTCACAAAATATGTCAAACAGTTTGTCACGATTTTCATTGAATTGTCGAACTTTCTCATAATAACTTTCATTCCGACAAATTTTTCTTGTCTGTATCAGATTAGTGAATTCCATATACAGTTTCAGTATGTTAGTTTGAATGTGTCGTGTGCGGAtcgtatatatattacagtaaatCCAGTGTTCCTGCAGAAGTTCAAACAAAATTAGCGCAGCTTCCTGTTTAGACCTCTGTTTCTTGCCAGCACGATTGGGCCTCATCAGGTACATCATGTTTTCTATAACTGTTTTTCTGGTTGGTAGAACACCATTTGGAAAGTCTGGTGCCTCTATGTAGGTCTCTGTCCCAAGAATGTTTTGTTCCGATGAACGTGTAGGCAGTTTACTGGATGAAGTTGGAGTCGTCCGCTTATTAAACGAATGTGTTGACTTTCCAACAGCAGCTATAGGCATTCGAGAAGTTGCTGAAGATGTTGACTGTTCACTGGCCATGTTGGCACTCCTACATATGTATTATACTGGAATAATCTGTTAGTAGACGAAATTGGGGTTACGTTATGAAAGTGATCATTTATGTATCAAGGTCAGCAAACAACAATACGGGTTGATGAGACATTTCAAAGACATTTCATTCAGCAGTACTTGTTTGAGACAATCAATATACTACACCATACACTCAGTTATGACACAAAACTTACTTGAAACGTTGTTTTAACGCTAAATTCGTACTCAGCGACCCCGAAAACCTATGCAAAGACATATTACAAGGCTACCTATTAACCAAGTTCAACAATCGTGCAGAAAAAGAGCATtttggccgccatcttggatttcggccatcttggattttacAATTATTTCTTCTGACGTCATATGTCAGCTCAGTTCTTCAAAAACTTGttttaaaccacaaaaaaaatgcaaattcTGTGCCCAATTATGAGTTTTGTGGTAAGAAATTCAATTTTTGACCATTTTTGTGAGGTACCGAAtcttcagggggggggggggggggtgtacagGGGGGTTTCCGGTGTCAAATTCCAAGAATTCTCTTTGATTCGCCAAAGTTGCCACATGGTCCATAATTTAGACTGGGAATGGCAAAATCAgagggggcggaacgtagctcagtagtacatcgctcgcctgatgcacgatcgatctaggatcgattcccgtcggtaggcccattgggatatttctcgttccaaccagtgctccacaactggtgtaacaaaggccgtggtatgtactatcctgtctgtgggatggtgcatataaaagatcccttgctgctaatcgaaaagagtagcccatgaagtggcgacagcaggtttcctctctcaatatctgtgtggtccttaaccatatgtctgacgccatatatccgtaaaataaaatgtgttgagtgcgtcgtttccttccttcttcaaaATCAATAGTTTTCTCAGTAGCTCACCTCTTCTAGtcacatacaatacattatttGATACCTTTGTAAAACTGTGAAATATTTCAaccaaaaagtaaagtttgttttgtttaacgtcaccacttgagcacattgattaagcaatcatcagctgttggatgtcaaacatttggtaattgtgactcgtagtcatcagaggaaagaaaaagaaagaaagaaatgttttatttaacgacgcactcaacacattttatttacggttatatggcgtcagacatatggttaaggaccacacagagtttgagaggaaacccgctgtcgccactacatggactatttccgattagcaccaagggctcttttatttgcgcttcccacaggcaggatagcacaaaccatggactttgttgaaccagttatggatcactggtcagtgcaagtggtttacacctacccaatgagccttgcggagcactcactcagggtttggagtcggtatctggattaaaaatcccatgcctcgacagggatccgaacccagtacctaccctaccagcctgtagaccgatggcctaaccacgacgccaccgaggccggtctcatcagatgaagcccgctacatttttctaatgcagcaaggaatctttgatatgcactttcccacagacaggaaagcacataccacggcctttaacccgttgtggttggaacgagaaaaatccaaTAAGTTGAATGGGTCTAtggaggtggttcgatcctgcttcgcaagcacctcaggtgagcactcaaccgactgagctgaatccCGCCCTATTTCAACCATAAAGAAACATGATTATCTCAAGTTGTTCGATCGAATgaaaagaagtaaagtttgttttatttaacgacgccactagagcacattgatttttttatcttatcatcggctattggacgtcaaacatatggtcattctgacactgtttttagaggaaacccgctgtcgtcacataggctactctttttacaacaggcagcaagggatcttttatttgcgcttcccacaggcaggatagcacaaaccatggcctttgttgaaccagttatggatcactggtcagtgcaagtggtttacacctacccactgagccttgcggagcactcactcagggtttggagtcggtatctggattaaaaatcccatgcctcgactgggatccgaacccagtacctaccagcctgtagaccgatggcctaaccacgacgccaccgaggccggtcgaatgAAAAAAGAACTAATCGAAAAACTAATTTCAGGTAGAAAACAAATCGATCTATATCGCTTGCATGGAGATTAAGTGCTGgacacatttgtaaaattatatgtagataccgccccccccccccccccccccccccccccccccaacaaatccAGCAAAAGGTTAGACACCAACAAGACAAACTGGAACAAACTGTTTTATCAAATAGGATTGATACTTCTCTACTAAAGCCCATGACTACAAAGGAGTAAATTTGTATATATCGGCAAAACACCAGCGTTACTATCAACAAAAAATATCCGCGTCAATGAAACTACTTGACTATAAATTTATTGACGGCTCTATAAACGTGCAGCTAACCTCAGCAGCTTAAATAATGCAAGCTTCCGACAAGCGGTAACAAAAACACAGCAAGAATATATGCTCACGAAATCGAAACGGAAACTGGTAGATACCAAAACATCCATCAACAAAGGTATGAAAAATCTGCAACTCCTGTGTTGAAGATGAATTTACACTTCTTAAGGCAATCGATTAttacgaatatatatatatatatatatatatatatatatatatatatatataaaacccgGCCTATCAGTTCTTTTAAAAATTCGGTAGgattcatatatattataaacgtGATATAGGTACCAAAAGATAGCAAAATACGTATTTCATTACTGTGGCACTTTAACAAAACTTAGAAATATGTTATATCAACATTTACAGCAGTTAAACCCAACATCTACTCTATTAAAAGACACTGAAAAACCATTCATTTTTCTTCTCTGCCCAGCACATCGTGCACCAATCACAGGGTACGATAtgctaaaacaaatatatacgtCTTTTACTTTCAGGTGTCCGACTTCCAACCTACTGACATTGTCACTAAttgaaatgatgtcatataatCATGTCATATAATGATGCTAGGCAACTAACTGTAACCACTGTAACGTGCCTTGTTCTTTCATtgctataattatttttatattattgttccTGTTTTTGTACGATTCATATacattgaaaataaatgattgattgattgcaCTCGGCAGTTTGAAGATGGTGACCTACTGATGATGATAAATCAACAAAGAATATAAGCATATGACTGGATCTTGGTTAGGTTCAGTTTTCAAGCGGATATATGCAAATGTAACTtgttaactttatttttcatttcttgcAACAAATATTACttgcaaattaatatatttaggtCCTATATTATCCTacgtcgttccagccagtgctccacaactggtgtaacaaaggccgtggtatgtactatcttatctgtgagatggtgcatataaaagaacccttgctgctaatcgaaaagagtagcccatgaagtggcgacagcgggttacgtctctcaatatatgtgtggtccataacgatatgtccgacgccatataaccgtaaataaaatgtgttgagtgcgtcgttaaataaaacatttacttccttcgATTcgaaatatatgtgtgatacaaacaACAAGTAAGCAGGAACGTACGTGtcccagagccggtttaaggatccgcggggcctgtagcacaaataacagcggatCCCCTATCCCAGaacatatattttgcaaccccctcggggaatGGGGAAAAATTACCTTGtggaaataaatgtacacatcaccgcgggggcCCCTAAAGGGCGGGgtcgtagcacgtgctacatgtgctactaggataaaccggctctgacgTTTTCTATCACAAATGGTACACACACTGTTGTCGGATTTGAACATGTAGATTGTTAATCGccgtttttataataatttcacATTGTTTAAAACAAGATTACTTGTGTAATACTTCTAAGGATATTAAACTGATTGCCTTTTCGTATCAAGGTTATGTCTCTCGTTATTTAattcatatatgtgtgtgtgcgcgcgcgcgtgtgtgtatacacacacacacacacacacacacacacacataattttactaaatataaaaacaacacacactcacaaaatCACTCACTCGCACACCTAACCCCCTCACCCGAAAAACAAGGGAGAACAGACAACAAACCTTCTACATGAGTGACCATTAGAGAcgatttatcttacgagttcttttagtcttcaaaggaaagccgttatattttccattagtggaAAGGGTCATTGTAATGCACTTTCGCAcggacaggacatcacataccgcggcctttgatataccaatcttgAGGCGCTTGTTGGTACGGAGAACGAAACCCATGTGTCCGCCAAAGGGGTTAGACCCAACGACCCAGTATACTTTAAGGCGCGAGTACTCTACCGATTGAGTCTAATCCCGCATGTATACTCTCAGATCATAAttagtcttaaagggacagaccctagtttcagcccatgaaaatgcacactgcTTTTGGTAattaatctgcaaacctgtaactcatttggataaagttacaactgagtgaaacatgagtctgtgactttgaaatggagAAATACCCACTAAAAATAACCTAAAACTCGACTCATAACTGTTACTTatcagacgcacatgcatttttaaaaatatgagaaatgcattttgtgatattaaaaacaccaggatgaccaaaaacacttcgaatgtacggaaatggataatctaaagaataaaatctaagtaaaatatgatttcatttaacaaaaacggctctaatagtaaaaatatactagtaccttattgtttaaaaactagggtatgtctctgtAAAATAATGCAATCGTCTTTTTCAATTAGACGGAATTAAGCTCATTAACTTGAGTACTTAATTACAGTAACTgacctcggtggtgcagtggttaagcaatcggactacaggctggtaggtacatggttcgcagcccagtaccggctccaacccagagcgagttgttaCGGATcatatgggtaggtgtaaggccactaaccaactaacaactaacccactgtcctggacagacagcccagatagctgaggtgtgtgcctaggacagcgtgcttgaaccttaattggatataaacacgaaaataagttcaaatgaaataacTGGAGTAGGCTACTTCAATGTTCGTAAAATTTATCGTCGTCAGGACCATTAACTGGGATTTCCCTCGTCTCATCTAGTGCTCTGTaagtctgggaaagtgcatttgcTGCTGCTgaaaaacatttaactttattttgaaaaaatacgTGTCAAAATGTAACATCTAAATGAACTTATTTAACCTTGTTATTTACGGTGTTTGTTCCTGTTGCAGCCAACTTATGTCGAAATGGTTATCGCtagtgttaatttcagtagACGATTTGACTTTGACATCTAGGACATCATAATCATTAAGGAACAGCTAATCATATACGTGTTTTTAAATCGATtcgtaataaataaatatatacatgtgtatagacAACTAAactaattttgacagtcttccACGATATAATCCCCAtaaattatcaattaatatttCTAGGAACATGTTCACATgttcattataaaaaaaaaaattcttcatgGAATATTATTTTGGGAGAAATCCACAGCACTTCatgctttaaaatgtttatttatttatttattttatattatcataAGAAAAGGAATTTGGTGGTGTCTTTCGTCTAAGGGACATAACACTTTTTGAAGAACgtttgttaataatttgtttCCCCTTGATGCGTCGACAGAGGGCGTTGAGCGACCTGCTTCATTTTGCAACAACAAGGATAGAGTAAATTATTTAGTTTGGCCGAAAAGACCGAGAAATCCAAATATGGATGTATGGGCTTTTGCAGGTATTTTGATGCAATAGTTGAATATATGTTTCCAAagatttttttgtgttttaaatctACTGATTTTATTCTATATTTGTACAATGTTGAGGCGACTTCACTTGTCCtgtgttgtttatttcttatttttataggCCCTCACTTAACATTGACCTCTTTTGACATGTATTTTGCCTTGACTATTTCTTGTTTAGTTTTCACGGTGTCACACGAAGGGGTGAGTAAGTCAGTATatgttttctttgttattttacCTTAAACGGTGACCTTTTGACTGGAAGATGACAGCATGCTGTGCTGGCCTCCGTCACCTGAACATGATttgcaaattaaatttttagtaaCCTATTTTATATACATCTAAGGGTTTCACAGAAAGAAAATTGGTTATCCTAGATTAATCAATAATCACACACATGAGGACAAATAGTAaacgcaataaaataaattttattaaaggaggggacaattacagcatttggcctggtatgcatattcaacaatatataatacacattattgcttaatatcaacaagtataatcgtatagtaattaacaaaacagttaaatattatatattatatataatggacaCAGCCATTTTGGACCATTCCAATAAAttcgccctctggcgagctggtgatTATGTAAtgcctaacgtgtcacgtcaggaattagtcttcgaactgaagaaacaaaacatacctaatttttgcagatgcatcgcaatgttctgtaataatagccatcccagtaagccggcaacaattatatattatttttcaatacaaaataaagcaccattgtcaaagtgttgaaataaaagtattatgttttgtacataaatttacccatgtactgaaataataatcggagtgttttcttggttaattggttttttctttctgtagcctgtacctgtggttcctgattggcagatgtatatttagacggtccccagacactgtgtctagacacactaaaaagatgttcctcttttattaagatcacagggtattgtgtgataaccgcacgGACATCCCTCTAATCGTAATGTAAAACTAAAATCGCAAAACTGActaattacatagtcccaaagaaaagaaaattgtcacttgggtatcgtgagtggacgtttttgctcgaatgtagcataccaataggcctaataataagcatttttttctttggatttaaaaaaaagagaaaaatactgtaaagttctccatttcgttctattaatgcaaattgaaatatatttgtttaaatagtttattctactatcaagtcatttatattgttttacaagtcaggttggtgaaagcgaagcaccttgtcgtaaattagagcgtttgtttacactgtgcatagaggagattgaccgagctgacgtcacttcaccccaagctatacaccggacgtcacaaaaacgaaacaaaatggctgcccccagttagcaggaataatcatggttttttattaactctaaaattacgcgtttttcatttgttaatgtgtcagtatgtgttggtcgtccgggtatgcatctttccaacacatacagctcttgtttgagttgaccctacctttaaagggaaattcctgaatttgctgcaatttttaagatgttatcgactaacaagagactttttaacgattgtaattacatatcaaatatatttttctgcataaaatattagtggctgtatattaaacgtgtttctgatcgttctatttGTATTAGTTAGGTTGTAACTGAATCAGATGACATgtcaagaaataaaacaatttttttcattgAAATACAGTGCGAAGTTAACAATATAACATTGATTG
This DNA window, taken from Gigantopelta aegis isolate Gae_Host chromosome 4, Gae_host_genome, whole genome shotgun sequence, encodes the following:
- the LOC121370187 gene encoding uncharacterized protein LOC121370187, with protein sequence MASEQSTSSATSRMPIAAVGKSTHSFNKRTTPTSSSKLPTRSSEQNILGTETYIEAPDFPNGVLPTRKTVIENMMYLMRPNRAGKKQRSKQEAALILFELLQEHWIYCNIYTIRTRHIQTNILKLYMEFTNLIQTRKICRNESYYEKVRQFNENRDKLFDIFCEDQDSRKRLENAYGVNMMGNEWAFLTDQRNQRVMYCEHFVDRKWENTMERRRYDLQSLERMKEKAVKQKIETESTTQLSSESEFEGNDQMDSDTEMQWNDSDGFDDLGSAAKRRRKLLCSHIPDKTDNFPQQYQHIRESVRKVRPEVHETTDKLKSQYLMSNRQSEAALVTVGNRIFGRKWKFHDESDNIDLDTLP